A portion of the Anthonomus grandis grandis chromosome 7, icAntGran1.3, whole genome shotgun sequence genome contains these proteins:
- the LOC126738418 gene encoding uncharacterized protein LOC126738418, protein MNLDFINQDALEFVVEENGLLSYVEPRCNAKNDFHTPISEHNDASSLGPDADIESKANDQNKNLSQKTEDAQIQFNAVTSEPDYIPENEDIVPYSDTFIPDPDYIPDNTDNSDSDNDMPYEELVEGETDLQNNDASGTEQYGNMNEGRKRTHRSVQSDWKKNKNKKLRMEDKQYLGYTKAKGEVMKHNQIREARSFSPACNSDSCKRSKKRMCEKFTEEDRKCIFTNFWSKLSWDQRKMYVISHVNRTVTQRKTTLNKSRRGEPNNYSLTLKDCKYAVCRTLFLNTLGLGSFTVQSWTKKGDHAMSINQESANLNRARNSPHAEDINYLKDFLKQLPKLPSHYNRANSSKLYLEPIFKSLKQLYDLYSEHCKTAGEHVL, encoded by the exons atgaatCTTGACTTTATAAACCAGGATGCACTAGAATTTGTAGTAGAAGAGAATGGACTACTTTCGTATGTAGAACCCAGATGCAATGCTAAGAATGACTTTCATACACCAATTTCAGAACACAACGATGCATCTAGCTTAGGACCAGATGCAGATATCGAAAGTAAAGCCAATGATCAGAATAAAAATCTATCACAAAAGACTGAAGATGCTCAAATTCAGTTTAATGCTGTAACATCTGAACCAGACTATATACCAGAAAACGAAGATATTGTTCCTTATAGTGACAC CTTTATTCCCGATCCAGACTATATACCTGATAACACAGACAACAGTGATAGCGATAACGATATGCCTTATGAAGAATTAGTAGAGGGTGAAACCGATTTACAAAATAACGACGCTTCAGGTACCGAACAATATGGAAATATGAATGAAGGACGAAAAAGGACACATAGATCAGTCCAATCTGattggaagaaaaataaaaataaaaaacttagaaTGGAAGATAAACAATACTTGGGATATACAAAGGCAAAAGGAGAAGTAATGAAGCACAACCAAATAAGAGAAGCTCGATCATTTAGTCCGGCTTGTAACTCTGATAGTTGTAAAAGATCCAAAAAACGGATGTGTGAAAAGTTCACAGAAGAAGatagaaaatgtatatttacaaatttttggtcaaaactCAGTTGGGATCAAAGAAAAATGTACGTTATTTCTCATGTTAACAGAACTGTTACACAACGGAAAACGACATTAAATAAGTCTCGACGTGGTGaaccaaataattattctttgacTTTAAAAGATTGTAAGTATGCAGTATGTCGTACGTTGTTTTTAAACACCCTTGGATTAGGTTCATTTACGGTACAAAGTTGGACGAAGAAAGGTGACCATGCTATGAGCATAAATCAAGAAAGTGCTAATTTGAATCGTGCAAGAAATTCCCCCCACGCCGAAGACATTAactatttaaaagattttttgaaacaattgcCAAAATTACCTTCTCACTATAACAGAGCGAATTCTTCAAAACTTTATTTAGAACCAATTTTTAAGTCATTAAAACAACTTTATGACCTGTACTCAGAACATTGCAAGACTGCAGGCGAACACGTTCTTTga